CTAGGGGCTGCCATATCAGCCCTGGTTGCTTCTACCTGGACTGTTAGGTGAGGGAGAAGTAAATGTTCTCTTGATTAAGCCCCAATTAATTTGGTACTCTTTATTAAAGCAGCTGAACTTGTAGCATACAAATCCAAGTACTCATTATGTTATAGTACTTGTTATAGAAGCTTTATAGACAGTAACTCGTTGAAAGCTTAAGACAGCCCTAGGGAGATATATGCTATTAATATCCCAATTTACAGATTGAGGCCCAGATTGGAGggtaagtgacagagctaggatttgaacccaggcagcctagCTCCAGAGCACTTAATAACACACATGAAATGTGATTCTAAAAGTGCTGCATTAACAACTCTGGCTATGATGATTATTATGGGATGCCTGCCCCCTCCTGACCCAAACCCTTCTTTCCCTCCAGGGCTCCTGGTACTTACTTGGCCACCACGGACTCCCGGCTGTCAACCAGGGTGGGTGTTGGGGAGGCTCCCTTCTGTTCTTCAGTGGTGCTAGGTGGGGAAGGGGTCTCTGAGCTGGATGGCCAGGACTCTTCAAACAGCTCAGAGGAGTTGGGACCTGTGGCCAGAGCCTTAGGAACTTTGGGGAGCTTGGACTTCTGGGACCTGGACAGGCTCAGGGTCTAAGATATGGAGATGGGGAGAAGAAAGTGAGGGCTGAAGGGTCATCCCTGTAGGGGAACGAAGACACACACGAAGAGTGTCTCAGTCCAGAGGGGAGGAAACGCATCCTACAATGGCAACAACTCAGTGATTGGGGCTATGACAGGGGATCCAGGTGACAGAGGACTGAGTAAGGGCAGAGCTgtagggagggcaggagggactgTCTCTTAATTTCCTACCCCTATCTCTCATCACATGTCCTCCTTCCCTCTAGTCACTCCCTCACCACTGGGCTCACATACAGCACTCTCTATGGGGTGTCCTCACCTTGGGGTGCCAGGTCTGGCTTCGGGATGGCCAGTAGTGGCTTTGATCCAGGGGAGTATCCTCAAAGGGGCTGTCTCCGACTGAGAAAACTGGCAGACTGCAAGGGGAGAGTAAGGCTGCAAGCGGAGCATGGTCAGTGCAGCCCTGTTAGGGGGTTGCGGGGTGGAGTCGGGTTGCAAGGTTGGAAGAGGAGGGCAGAACCAGATTACAATTCCCATAGATTCCTGGAAGAGATGAACTATAATTCCCATGAAGTGCCACTGCACATTCAAGATAATGATACTAGAGGCTCGATTCCCATCAGCCCTTGAAGCAGTCTCAGAAAACCAAGGAACTGCTAACTGGTGGCTCTTAACCCTAATCCAATCTaggagactttaaaaaatacagatgtgaGGTCCTCACCCCAGGCCAAAAGAATCATAATATCTGGAAGGAGGCTGGGCATCTGTATCTCTTTTGCATCATccgtgacttcggctcaggtcatgatctcacagtttgtgaattcgagccccaagacggtctctgtgctgacagctcagagcctggagcctgcttccgattctttgtcgcccccgccctcccctgctcatgctgtctttctctctcaaaaataataaataaaacattataaaagaaaagaaaagaagagaaaagaaaagaaaagaaacaagcctAAAACTTATCACTGTACATTTCCCATAAGTCCTTGGGACCCTGAGGAGAAAACAGTAAACGGACTACAGTCCCGGTAACTGGGCTCCGCCTTAAGCAAGAAAGGTCAAAACCAACACCCATAGGAGTctggaggaaattttaaaattaaaacatttaatttccaAGAGGACACTGGGCATCtttagaggaaaatgaaaagtcCTGGGGCCACTTAGAAAGCGGAACATAAAACGCTACGGGACCCCCGAGATGATGAAGTCCAAGGCTGGAGCAGCCAAAGGATGTGGGGCATCTTGGGAGTTGTAGTTCCAATGCGGTTGAGAAAGAGATTCCGGACCCTAGCAAATCTGACCCAAGGCTGTGTTAATCTCACTCTAGGTCCTCCCCAGGCCTCCTGTGGTCCCCGGGAAGGATCGCTCACCTGCGGTCCATCCCGCAGCTACCTGGGCGCTTCCGCCTGCTAAGCTCCTTCACTGGGCTGACCCCGCGCACAGCTTGGTCGCTTAGCAATGCCTTGTCAGGCCCGCCCCTTTCTGGGAGTGCCGACGCTAAAGAGAGCGGCCTCCAAAGCGACCAATGatggagaggaaaataaaagtaattggAAAGGGGCCAAAGGGAGATGTCTCACAACTGGCTGTATTGTCGGTCTGACTTGAGAGAGCATGTTTGATTGGAGAATCGTAGCGTGCGGCAGTAATTGGCAAGGCTGTGGACCAATGGAAAGGATCTGAGGGTGAGCTCGCGGTTAGGAAGAGTTCCAAAGTACACTAGCTATCCAGCGGGGTGTTCTAGCCACGCCCCCTTTTGCTGCAGAAATGGACTCCAATATAACTACCGCTTTTCGCGTTGCAGAGCAATTAGAGAATCCGTCCCCTCTCTAACCAACGCCCCTTCATCCGTCGGACCAGCCAACCGGTCCCGCGGGGTCATTAACCACTTCTGTCTTGCTGCAGGAGCAGCTGGTTGCACTAAGTGCCAGGCCTGGGCTGCTAGCCGAAATGGTGGGATCAAAATGAGCTATTTCGGGCCCGGCGCGCGGCCCCTGGGGGGCCAGCCTGGACTGTTCGTGCCCGCGCCCTCTGGCTGCTGCTCACCTGGCAGACCCCACTACCCTGGGCACCCGAGGCTGAGTCAGAGGCCCAGAATTAGGCCTGGCTTGCCGGGGGGCTGGGCCCAAGGCCCTGTTGAGATGGGAGTAGGGTCTGTTTTGTGTCCTCCTGACAGCCTGGCTGGCTATCGCATTCCCTGTACCCAAGAATCTGCTCCTAAGACCGCCATCTACGTCATCCCCGGAGCTGCCTGCGGGGCGGGAATGGATTAAAGGGACTGCGAACCGCGCGGTGGCCCTGGGTCCCAAATACCGTGCTGTTCTACCTACTCGGCAAGGCTGCGCCTCCTCAGCCTTAGTTTCCCCTTTGGGAAATTGGGGGATCACCTCTGGCATCCAGAAGGCGCTTAATAAATGGCCAAGTCATTGTTGGGCTTTCTAAATAAGGCTCTATTAATGGCCGGCGCTGGCCGCGGTCCCAGTGTCCCCGGGCGGCCCGCCGAGGGGCGGACACAAGGCGTACTATAAGAGCGGCTGCCGCGCACGCAGGGGCACTGCGGAGCCTAggggcggcggcagcggcgaAGCAGGATGGAGATCCCCGTGCCTGTGCAGCCGTCTTGGCTGCGCCGCGCCTCGGCCCCTTTGCCCGGGCGCCTCTTCGACCAGCGCTTCGGCGAGGGGCTGCTGGAGGCCGAGCTGGCTGCGCTCTGCCCCGCCACGCTGGCCCCCTACTACCTGCGCGCACCCAGCGTGGCGCTGCCTGCCGCCCAGGtgccaggcctgggggagggcagTAACCCGGCCACTTCCAAGGCTTGGGGCCCCGGTCatcctgagggggggggggggggagggtgaggcAGGCTTGCCCCCTGGCTTTGAGCGGGGTGGAAAGTCCGGCCACTCAGAGGGGCTTCTAGAGTTGCCGGAGTATAGAATCTTAGCGGTCGGATTACTGAAGGGGGTGGGAGGTCCCTGACCCTCTGAGGAGGGGCTCAGCTCTGAGGGGCTGGAATGGCTGAGTCACTGATAGGGTGCGGCGGTCACTCCGAGGGGGAGCGTTGGTGACTGAAGGAGACCGGTGATCCGGGGAAAAGGGGGCGCTCAGTCATTCTGAAGGGGGCGTGTGGGTTCCCAGGGACTCCTGAGGGGAAGGAATGTTTTGTCATTTTCGGGGAAGAGTTTGGAGACTGTATGTGGTGTCCCTCTGTCTCGAGACAGAGGAAGGGTCCTGTGACTTGAAAAAGGGGGGCCTGGCCACTCGGGGAAGTGGAGGATGAATACTGGTAACTGTTGAGGGCGTAAGCGGCCCCGTGATTCCAGTGGGAGGGTAAAGAGAAGACTCTGGAGGCTGGGGGAAGAGGCATCTTGGCAAtttctggtggtggtggggagggggtacaATAAGGGCACCAGGAGTTCTgagaggaagggggctggggacTCAGTGTCCAAAGGATACGCTGGCTATGGGTCCTTgacactgggggagggggcagggttaCCCTGTGAGAGCCGAGGTCCCTGACTTTGCACAAGAGGGCCTCATCAGTCTGTGTGAGGAAAATCTATGATTACAGGGGGAGGGGTGATCCCAGCTATTCCGGGTGAAGACATCCTTTGGGGGTAGGAGTGGGAAGGGAGACTGCCCAGTTCcggaggcctggggcaggggcagccccggaacgggcggggggaggggcctTGCTGGGCCCTGGAagccgccccccccgccccccctctcccccccccctcccccgccccaaccaTGACGATCGACTGTGCTTAGGTCCCGACGGAACCTGGGCATTTCTCGGTGCTGCTGGACGTGAAGCACTTTTCCCCAGAGGAAATCGCCGTCAAGGTGGTTGGCGACCACGTGGAGGTGCATGCGCGCCACGAGGAGCGCCCGGTGAGCCCgctggcaggggtgggagcaGAATGCGTAGGCGGGACCCACCGGCCGGAGCGACAGGGCGTCTATACGGAAAGGGCGGAGCCActcaaatctctctttctctctccaggaTGAGCATGGATACATCGCACGCGAGTTCCACCGCCGCTACCGCTTGCCGCCTGGTGTGGACCCTGCCGCCGTGACGTCTGCGCTGTCTCCTGAGGGCGTCCTGTCCATCCAGGCCGCTCCCGCGACAGCCCAGGCGACGGCCCAGGCTCCACCGCCGCCGCAGGCTGCTGCCAAGTAGGCGGTCATGCCTGAACCCTGGGAGCCGCCTCTGGCCCCCTCTTTTAAAGCCGACCTGACTCCGCCCAGCCAGATGTCCTGAGCGCGCCAAAACCACCCACCCAATCTGGGATCCTACCCTGACCCTTCCCAACTAGGCTCTGCCCTGGTAACCTAGACCTTTCTACTGACGCTCCCACTCTCATACCCCCTCCAGCTTTCAACCCCCTGACACCTCCCTAGCTTCCAGGCCCTACAAGCACAACCCTTCAGCCTACAGTCTCCCAGCCCCACTGACCCCACTTTCTTGGCAATATAAACCCACTCAAAATTccctcctctgtttccttctgacTCATCTGTTAAAACATCTCCAAATCCCATTTTGATCCTTTCCCCACTCTGACACTATGTTATGGTGTGGCCAGCCCTGCTCCCACCCTAGATCAGTCAAGCATaatccctctccacccctcaaaTATCCCAGACTGCCCAGACCTCCCACCCCAGACCATCTAGGCCTGGTCCTCAAGACTCTGGATCCTTCCCCCTCGTTCCAACTGGACACTACTCCCCCTACCCATCTTGTGACTTGAAAccccagccagccacccccagaCTCTTGAGCCCCTTTTCTGACCCCCACCCCTGGACACCTATTTCAGGCCAAGCAGGACCCTCAGCCTCAGACTGTACAGACACCCACCCCATCTCCCCAGATTCTGCACAGATATCCTAAGCCCCATCCCCAACTCTACCCAGAACCCCCCAGTCATTCTGTCTTAACCCCTAAGTCTCCAACCACATATCCCAGGCAACCCACCTTCCACACACCTCCCCTTATTCTCCAAGACCCAACCAAGCAGCCACTTTTTCTTCGGTTCCCCACAATCCTTCTCCCTCCTTGAATTCCCTGCCACCCCTATCCCGTCATACTACCTAGGCCCACTCCCCGAATAAATGTGATAGAGCTGGTACCAACTGCTTTATGTCTGGGCTGGGAAGAATAGGCTGGAGCAAGCAGAGGCCAGTGTGAAGGTGTGAAGGAGGGGAATGTTTATTGGGGGGATGTGGGGAGCAGGGGAACATCACTGGCGCTCATACATCTCCCGTAGGATCTTCATGCTTTCTGAGTACCGAAGCTGGTTCCGATGAGATGCCTCCTTCCAcctgtggtgggggtggagaaacagagggaggacGCAGCAGTTGGGGCAGAGGCCATAAGGGGTGCGAACAGGATGGGGATGCTCACCTCTGGCGGATGCGTTTCCAGCGCTGCATGTTGCGGTAGATGAGTGTGGATGGTGAGGGCTCAGGCTCAGAGGGCTGAGTGGACAGAGAAGCCAGGCTGGGTGGCCATGCCCGAGCCTCGTAACATATGCCCCATAGCCCTGGGTCAGTTTGCATACCCACCTCATCATCGGGGGTACCCTGGGTCTCAGGCTGCAGCGGGGATGGAATTCGGGACCTGCAAGCATCACCAGATGGCCCAGCGGCTGTGGGTGGAGGCAGCTTGTACACATCGCGACTCTTGCTGCTGATGACCTCTGAACTCTG
The sequence above is a segment of the Leopardus geoffroyi isolate Oge1 chromosome E2, O.geoffroyi_Oge1_pat1.0, whole genome shotgun sequence genome. Coding sequences within it:
- the HSPB6 gene encoding heat shock protein beta-6, with the protein product MEIPVPVQPSWLRRASAPLPGRLFDQRFGEGLLEAELAALCPATLAPYYLRAPSVALPAAQVPTEPGHFSVLLDVKHFSPEEIAVKVVGDHVEVHARHEERPDEHGYIAREFHRRYRLPPGVDPAAVTSALSPEGVLSIQAAPATAQATAQAPPPPQAAAK